In Acidimicrobiales bacterium, the genomic window GGATCTCGGCGTGGTCCCCGAGCTCGAGCACCCAGGAGCGCAGGGCGTCGGTGTTCGTCACCTCGATGTGCACCACGACGGCCCCGTCGTCGTCCCGGCGCGCCAGGGCGCCCGCCCCCAGCTCGTCGAGCACGAGGTCGGCGAGGGTGGCGTCCACGCGCACGGCGACGGTGACGGGGGCACCCTCACCGATGCGCCACGGCACGTCGGGGATGGCGGCGTCGGGGTCGAATCCCTCGGGCAGCGACGCCGAGCCCGGCTCCCCCGCGACCACGGCGCCGTCCATGCGGTCGACACGGAACGTGCGGGGCGCGCCCCGGTCGAGGTCGTGGCCCACCAGGTACCACCACCCGCCGAGGAAGTGCAGCAGCGCGGGGTCGACCCGGCGCTGCTCGCCGCGGTAGTCGAAGCGCACCGTGGCACGCGTCCGCAACGCGTCGTGGAGCACCGGGAGCGCGGGGAGGGCGGGGAGCTCGGCCACCGGCCGCGCCCCGGCGGAGGCCGGCAGGCCCAGGCGCCACAGCGCGTCCCGACCACTAGGATCGCCGAGGTGGACCCCGGCGACCGCGAGGTTCAGGGCCGCTTGCTCGTCCGGCGCCAGGTCGAGGTCGGGCAGGTAGTAGTCCTCGGGCCGGATGACGTACCCGACCTGCTCGGGCCCTTCGATGGGCATGGCCGTGACCTCGATGCCGCCGTCGCGCAGCGTCCGCTTGTCGCGCTCGAAGGCCTGCCGGCGCGCCTCGCCCTCCTGCGCGGGATACCCCGGGACCTCCGACGCGATCTCGCGCAGGGACTTGGGCCGCTGGTCGCGCAGCAGCACGAGCACGAGGTCGGTCAGCCGCTCCAGCCGGTCCACCATGGGCCCTGAGCGTAGGCGGCCCGGTCCCCGCCACCGGCGGGCCGCTCCGGCACACACGCGGCGGGGGCCGTGACCGCCGCGCCGGGGGCCCTCGCCCTGCACCGCCACGCGGCCGGCGCGGGGCCCTGGACCTTCCATCTCCACCCGGTGGCCTGGCTCGCCATCGCCGCCCTGGTGCTCGCCTACGCGCTGGCGGCGCGGCGCGTGGCCCGCCGCGCCGGGCCCGCCGCCCTCCCCGCACGTCGCCAACGCCTGCTCCTGGCGGGCGCGGTGGCGGCGCTCGTGCTCGCCCTGACGTGGCCGCTCGCCGACCTCGCCGCCCACTGGTCGCTCACGGCCCTCGTCGTCCAGCGCCTCCTGCTCACCCTGGCGGTGGCGCCGCTCCTGCTCCTGGCCACCCCCGTGCCCGTCCTGGCCGCCCTCACCCGGCCCGCCCCCCTCGACGCCTGCCTGGCCGTCCTGACGCGCCCGGTGGTGGCGGTCGTGGCCTTCAGCGCGGTGGCCGTCGGCACGCTGCTCACCCCGGCCGTCGCCGCCCAGGCATCCTCGCCGTGGTGGCGCGGCGCCATCGCGGCGACGCTCGTGCTGGGCGGGGCCGTCCTGTGGGGGCCGGCGCTGCGCCGCGTCCCGGGCGCGCACCGCACGCTGCCCGTCGCGCTGGCCGCCTACCTCTTCGTGCAATCGGTGGTGCCCACCTTCCCGGCGATCGTCTACGTGTTCGCCCGGCACCCCCTGTACCCGGCGTTCGCCGGCGCCCACCGTGCCATCGGTCTGTCGCCACTCGTCGACCAGCAGCTGGCGGGCGTGGTGGCCAAGGTGGCGACGCTCCCGGTCCTGTGGAGCGCGGCCTGGGCGGCGCTCGCCCGGGCACAGCGCGTCGAGGCCGCCGCCGGGGACGACGAGCCCCTCACGTGGGCGGAGGTGGAGCGCCAGCTCGAACGCGCCGGGCGCGCCGAGCGCCGCGGGCGCCCCGGGCTGTACCGGCGCCTGAAGTACGGGGCCCACGCGCCGGCGGCGTCGGCCCTGCCGGCCGGCACCGACATCCCCCACAGCCGCGCCGACGGACCGGGGCCACCCGGGCCCTGACCCGGCGCGCCCCGGGGCGTCAGGGCGCCGCCCGTGGGGCCCGGGCGGCCGGGGCCCGACGGCCTACGTCCCCGGGGCCCTCGGGCCGGCGGTCGGCACCGCGAGCGCCAGATGCTCGAACCGCAGCGGCTCGCGCTCGAGCACGAACGTGGCCAGCAGCACGTTCTGCGGGCTCGACACCACCACGATGGCGAAGTGGCCCGATCCCGACGCGGGGCGCCGCCCCGCGGGACGCGACACCTGGTCGAGTCGGAAGCGCCCGCGGTACGACACCAGGCACAGGTTGTGCAGCGGCGTGGTGGAGCGTTTCTTCAGCACACCGTCGACGTGGTGCACCGTGTCGAGCTGCGCGGCCGACACCAGGCGGACCCCGGCGAACGACCCGCGGCCGTGCACGGCGTCCTCGGCCAGCGCCAGCGCCCGGAAGCACGGGCTCGAATTCGTGCCGAGCGTGTCGCGCGCCGAGGTGCAGCCCGACAGCGACACCGCCCCCAACGCCATGACCGCGCACCCCGCCACCAGCCACCGCTGTCCCCGCCCGCCCCGACGCACCCCGCCACCTCCTCCGCCATGCCGCACGACGCCACCTCCTCCGCCACGCCTCACGACGCCACCTCCTCCGCCACGCCGTCGACCGCCGCCGCGACGGCCACCAACGGCGGCCGGCGCGCCAGGGCGTAGGCACCCCAGATGATCCAGCCGATCGGCAGCTCGCCCCAGAAGCTCACGAGCCGGTAGACGAACACGGCCGCCACCGTCGAGGGCTCGGCCCCCCCGAAGGTGACCAGCGCGATGGTCAGGCTGCCCTCCACCACGCCGAGGCCGCCGGGGGTGATGGGCAGGTTGGCCGCCAACTGCCCGGCGCCGTAGGCGAGGAGCAGCCCCCGCCACGGAATGCCGACGCCCACGGCCGTGAAGGACAGGGCGAGGCACCCGCAGTCGAGGACCCAGTTGCCCAGGCCCCAGCCCACGGCCGACAGCACCTGCCGCAGGTCGAGGGTGACCACGGTGAGCCGGGCGATGATGTGCTCGACATGCCCGGCCACCTCGCCGCGGGGCCATCCCACGAGGCGGCGCGAGGCCCGCACCGCCGCCGAGACCAGCCACCCCAGAGCGCGGCGCTGCAGGAAGACCGCACCCATGGCGAGCGCCCCCACGAGCACGGCGACGGTGACGCCGACGAGGTCGAGGCCCGCGCCCTCGGCGCCGGCGACGGCGATGCCCACCGCAGCCACCAGCGCCAGGGTGACCGAGGCCACCACGAACACCGCGGCCAGCGTCCAGCCGGCGAGGGCCTCGTCGGCGCCCTGGCCCCGGTACTGGCGGAAGGCGAACACGGCCGAGACCACGGGCCCTGCCGGCATGGAGTTGGCGATGGCCGTGGACGCGACGGTCACACCGGTCATGCGGCCCGTCGAGGTGCCCACCCCGCCCGCGGCGAGCAGGCGCTTCTGGACCATGCCGAACGCCACCAGCGACCCGGCCTCGGCCAGCACCGCCAGCCCCAGCCACCACCAGCGCAGGTGGTCCAGGTAGCTCGACGCTCCCGACAGCTCGCCGCGCCGCCCGGCGAGCGCCCACAGGGCGAGCCCGGCGAGCGCCAGCCCGACCACGTACTTCAGCCACGGCCAGGCGCTGCGCAGCCACCGACGCCTCGACGCGGGCGCCGTCACGTCGACACGGGCTCCACCAGGATCTTGACGTGCTCGTCGGGGCGGGCGAGCGCCTCGAAGGCGCCCGGCACACCGTCGAGGTCCACGGTGCCGGTGATCATGGGCGACGCGTCGATGTCGCCCTCGGCGATGGCGCGCAGCGCGCCGGCGAACTCGTCGGCGCCGTAGGCCAGGGCGAAGTGCACCGAGAGCTCCTTCACGATGGCGAAGTACGGAAGGATGCGGTCGGGCTCCATGCACACCCCGACGACCCCCAGGCGCGTGCCGGGCGGCACGTCGTGGAGCAGCTGCTGGAGCATGCCCGGCACCCCGACGGCCTCGAAGGCGACGAGCGGCCGGCGCCCGTCCACGCGCCGCCAGGCCTCGACGACGCCCTCCTCGGCGGGGTCGACCACCTCGGTGGCACCCAGGGTGCGGGCCATGGCCCGCCGGGCCGGTGACAGGTCGGCGGCCACGATCGACTCGACGCCGACCGCCCGCAGCGCGGC contains:
- a CDS encoding WYL domain-containing protein, with the protein product MVDRLERLTDLVLVLLRDQRPKSLREIASEVPGYPAQEGEARRQAFERDKRTLRDGGIEVTAMPIEGPEQVGYVIRPEDYYLPDLDLAPDEQAALNLAVAGVHLGDPSGRDALWRLGLPASAGARPVAELPALPALPVLHDALRTRATVRFDYRGEQRRVDPALLHFLGGWWYLVGHDLDRGAPRTFRVDRMDGAVVAGEPGSASLPEGFDPDAAIPDVPWRIGEGAPVTVAVRVDATLADLVLDELGAGALARRDDDGAVVVHIEVTNTDALRSWVLELGDHAEILGPEEVRADMVAWLQALSGPDGAGGS
- a CDS encoding cytochrome c oxidase assembly protein, coding for MTAAPGALALHRHAAGAGPWTFHLHPVAWLAIAALVLAYALAARRVARRAGPAALPARRQRLLLAGAVAALVLALTWPLADLAAHWSLTALVVQRLLLTLAVAPLLLLATPVPVLAALTRPAPLDACLAVLTRPVVAVVAFSAVAVGTLLTPAVAAQASSPWWRGAIAATLVLGGAVLWGPALRRVPGAHRTLPVALAAYLFVQSVVPTFPAIVYVFARHPLYPAFAGAHRAIGLSPLVDQQLAGVVAKVATLPVLWSAAWAALARAQRVEAAAGDDEPLTWAEVERQLERAGRAERRGRPGLYRRLKYGAHAPAASALPAGTDIPHSRADGPGPPGP
- a CDS encoding YbhN family protein encodes the protein MTAPASRRRWLRSAWPWLKYVVGLALAGLALWALAGRRGELSGASSYLDHLRWWWLGLAVLAEAGSLVAFGMVQKRLLAAGGVGTSTGRMTGVTVASTAIANSMPAGPVVSAVFAFRQYRGQGADEALAGWTLAAVFVVASVTLALVAAVGIAVAGAEGAGLDLVGVTVAVLVGALAMGAVFLQRRALGWLVSAAVRASRRLVGWPRGEVAGHVEHIIARLTVVTLDLRQVLSAVGWGLGNWVLDCGCLALSFTAVGVGIPWRGLLLAYGAGQLAANLPITPGGLGVVEGSLTIALVTFGGAEPSTVAAVFVYRLVSFWGELPIGWIIWGAYALARRPPLVAVAAAVDGVAEEVAS